The stretch of DNA TTTTGTGAGAGGAATCAAAGAGGAAACTGTTACATAGTCACCTTCAAGATGGTCAGAGGCAGCCTgtcaaaatatgaaacaaataattttatttcatacatATATGTGCTAACAAATATCAAGAGATATGCAAAGTAATTTACACTACCTTGAAGGGTTCTAAAATCTCTGCTAGCACTGTAAGCATATTCCATGTTGTTTCACCTAATTCCAGGTGACTTGCTGCTGTTCTAGGAGTAATTGTTGGGTCACATAATACAGATCGAATAGTCCATTGATGAGAgatcaaattttttatcataacATAAGTGGAATTCCATCTTGTAGATACGTCGATTGGCATTTCTATTGAAGGAGATGTGCCATCCTGAGCATGTCGATGTCTTAAAGTTGTCATAGCTTTCGTTGATCGGCGAAAGTACTGCACCAAATGACGAGCTCCAGCTGCAAAAACGAAGAAATTATTGCACTTAACAATACAAATGCTTACAATGAAATAATAACCTATGCAGAttaaaaaatatgcattttttctCTCATAAATTAGGTTTTtacaaagacaagtaattttagTTAATAAACCTTTTCAACATAAATTAAAATCACCTAATGCATGAgatatttcttcaatttttaagcCATCTTTGATGCAGAGCTGAATCGTATGTGCAGCGCATCTAATATGGTACCAACCATATTCTTCGTAAAGTGAACGACAAGCTGACACCACATTTGCTCCATTATCTGTTGTCACTGAGAGCACCTTTGTCGGGCTGATATCAAACTCActcaatgattttaaaatttctgattttatattttctgcCGTTTGAGCCTCATCCATCTGTTCTGTTGTCAATACATACTTGAGTAATTGACCATCGCTCGGATCTACGAAATGGGCAGTGACAGTTATATATGCTTGCATTCTTGCACTGGTCCACATGTCTGTGGTAAGTGAGACAGATTTTTCTTTTATGGCCCCTATTATGTTAATAAGCTTTTCTTTACATTCTTTATACCTCCTTTCAATATGTTTAGTTACAGTGTTACGCCCGGGTAATACATAGCCTGGCTGTAAGTGATGTATCAGTGAACGAAAATGCTGTCCCTCAACAAGGTTTATTGGCCGGAGGTCTCCAACAATAACTTCAGTTATCAATCTATCTATTGTCTCACACTGACCCTTAGTTATTGGCTTGAAATAGGCAGTCAAGCTGCTTTGCTGAACTGAAGAAGTTCTGGAATTAAAATAACAACAGGTTAACCTCATCTCAAGACTGCAAGAGGACTTGTTGAATAAAGTCCACTATCCAGACTATCTGACTACAGGACTATGTTTCACCAAAAACTACAGACAGGTAGAACTACTGACAGACTGAACTAACAGAAATTCATAGCATGTAGCGGCTTAAGCGGACGaaaattagaaaacaaaaagataaatatacgGGTGtacaggataaatatgtaaatcgtaTCCTAAGCTATTGACTTACCCAGCATGAACAATGTTTCGGGGAGCAAAGGTGTCCTCACATGTAGGCCTATCCTTCACGTCCTTAGGCCGGATAGGGCTTGAAATGCCAGTTGAGGCGGTCACAAACGTATGCTTCCTCCGTAAATGGTTTAGCAAGTTTCCGGTAGTGTTTTGATACACAAATTTTTCCTTGCAAACAGAGCACAAGGTGTAAAATGTGCCATTTTCCTCCAGCGGCGTACAGAAATAATTCCACACAACAGACGTCGGCCGCCTACCCTGTTTTCTGATACCGGGTTTCGACTTCTTATTGATGTTTTGCATCTATCAGTTTATGAAATACACGTTTGAAACATACGATGGCATTACAAATGCACGAAGCGACTAAAATAAACGTGCGGAGCTCGCTCGCAGCCACAATAAACATGTCTAAACCAGTCACTTTGGTCTAAACTTGTCCCGGCGACATAGATAAATAGTCGATAAGGCGCAATTTTAACAATTAATCGATTTTATTCGCTGGCCAACGTGACGTTAGTCTTACGACGCGGAGAATGCATtgtttcaattgatttttttttaatcagaatCACGGctcttttttgaaaattgcttcgaatcgattcgaatcagatttgattcgaatcgattcgattcgaaattctgaaacttacatccctaccTGTGGTGTGGTTTCCGAGGATATTATTATAGTGATCATTTTGAATAACGATCAGTTTGAAAATGGAAGTTCTATGGATAGTGATTAATTTgctacgttgtgataatcgtttgatttcctgaagaattCTAAGGTTTATCCGTGTTTTTACTTGAGTGAATAgcagtaattatcaataattgaagcttgATCGAGCAAATTGACTTTTTTGGAAGTTtgcattgaactggtagccctcggctcaatctgtacccagaaagtagccctcggcttcgaaaaggttggtgacccctgcgcTAAGAGATGCGCTTGTAACAGGGCCATGTTTCGCTAATATTCAACGAAGATTGCTAGAATATGACAAATTATCACTGGGAAAGGCTATTCAAATTGCTGATTCTTTGGAACGAGCCGAGAAATTCTGGCATCCGTACCGGCAATCATTGCCTCGTCAAGCAGCCGTTACTTCAATGAATGATCAATTGTCGGTAAACATGGAAGACCAATTTTCTGAGTTTAGCTCTGATAGTGACCAACACGTAGCTGCTGCAAGAAGTACTTACGGAACAAATGTTAACCGTAGAAGGGGTTATTTTTGCGGACGAATTCATGCTTTAAATCGACTGAAGTGCCCTGCTAGGAACGCAGAGTGTTTTAATTGTGGCTTTCGAGGACATTTTGTAAAGGTTTGCCGTAAAGCGAAGAAATCGGTTGCTACCGTAAACGATTCGCACCTGACTTCAATTATGGATGGTATTCATACTTCGTTGTCA from Styela clava chromosome 14, kaStyClav1.hap1.2, whole genome shotgun sequence encodes:
- the LOC144432161 gene encoding zinc finger BED domain-containing protein 6-like isoform X1, with product MRLTCCYFNSRTSSVQQSSLTAYFKPITKGQCETIDRLITEVIVGDLRPINLVEGQHFRSLIHHLQPGYVLPGRNTVTKHIERRYKECKEKLINIIGAIKEKSVSLTTDMWTSARMQAYITVTAHFVDPSDGQLLKYVLTTEQMDEAQTAENIKSEILKSLSEFDISPTKVLSVTTDNGANVVSACRSLYEEYGWYHIRCAAHTIQLCIKDGLKIEEISHALAGARHLVQYFRRSTKAMTTLRHRHAQDGTSPSIEMPIDVSTRWNSTYVMIKNLISHQWTIRSVLCDPTITPRTAASHLELGETTWNMLTVLAEILEPFKAASDHLEGDYVTVSSLIPLTKGLLGHCEEKRNEGGTLSAITNEFCNTLINSLKLRFRSILEIPSQEEVNLFQKATWLHPCHKGKFFDRSFRVQVRVSLEMEATEASMPEIQDEIHVEPSAVTAPEVEQNSLQGLFSIGIEQSSSSESEGYASKVSEEISQYLKEKLDRNTERLNPLLWWHARKTDSPSLHKVAIRYLAIPCTSAPAERAFSSAGLTVSRLRTRLSGTHVNELNFLHCNRSLMQQ